The window CTTGAAATAGGCGAAAAGGTTCATGCTTTTATCAGAAGTTCTGGCGTTGAAGTGAATGATGTTATGGTTAGTGCTCTGGTCGATATGTATATGAAATGTAATGATAATGATACAGCAAAGCATCTTTTTGAGCAATACGGTGCGAGGAATTTGGATTTGTGCAACGCCATGGCCTCGAATTACGTACGCCAAGGGTTAACGAAGGAGGCTTTAGATGTCTTGAGTCTAATGATGGACTCTGGTGTTAGACCTGATAGGATTTCAACGTTGAGTGCGATTTCATCTTGTTCACAACTGAAGAACGTTCTGCTGGGAAAGAGTTGTCATGGATATGTACTGAGGAATGGGTTTGAAAGTTGGGATAACGTAAGTAATGCTCTGATTGATATGTACATGAAGTGTCGGAAGCAAGATACTGCGGTTAAGATCTTTGATCGGATGATGAACAAGACAGTTGTCACGTGGAACTCAATAATCGCTGGATATATTGAGAATGGTGATGTGGATGCAGCTTGGGAAACATTCAACACCATGCCTGAGAAGAACATTGTTTCTTGGAACACGATCATTGGCGGTTTGGTTCAAGAAGGCATGTTCGAGGAAGCGATTGAAGTTTTCCGGTCTATGCAAAGCGAAGAGGGTGTTGATGCGGATGGAGTGACGATGATGAGCATTGCATCTGCTTGTGGGCACTTGGGAGCTCTTGATCTTGCAAAATGGATATATTACTACGTTGAGAAGAACAAGATTCAGCTTGATGTCAAACTTGGTACCACTTTAGTGGATATGTTTTCCAGGTGTGGCGATCCCGAAACCGCACTGTCTATATTCGATGGTTTGGCTAACAGAGATGTCTCGGCTTGGACAGCTGCTATAAGAGCAATGGCGATGTCAGGAAACGCTGAGAGGGCCATAGGGCTTTTCGATGAGATGATTGAACAAGGTTTGAAACCAGATGGGGTAGTGTTTGTTGGAGCGTTGACAGCTTGTAGCCATGGTGGATTGGTCCAACAAGGTAAGGAGATCTTCGAGTCAATGGAGAAAGTTCACGGAGTTTCTCCTGAAGAAGTGCACTATGGATGCATGGTTGATCTACTTGGTCGAGCAGGACTGTTGGAGGAAGCTCTGCAACTCATAAAGTCCATGCCTTTGGAGCCAAACGATGTGATTTGGAACTCTCTTTTAGCCGCTTGTCGTGTTCAGGGCAACGTGGAGATGGCTGCTTATGCAGCTGGGAAGATACAAGTCTTGGCTCCAGAGAGAACAGGGAGTTATGTGCTTCTCTCTAATGTTTACGCATCAGCTGGAAGATGGAACGATGTGGCAAAAGTGAGGCTGAGTATGAAGGAGAAAGGGTTACGCAAACCACCGGGAACTAGTTTAATAGAGATTCGAGGCAAGACTCATGAGTTCACATCAGGGGATGAGTCACACCCTGAGATGCCGCAAATAGAAGCAATGCTCGATGAAGTTAGCCGTGAGCTAGGCCATGTACCTGATCTCAGCAGTGTTCTGATGGATGTAGATGAGCAAGAGAAGAGATTCATGCTTAGTCGACACAGCGAGAAACTTGCAATGGCCTTTGGTCTCATCAGCTCAAACAAAGGCACAAGAATAAGAATAGTAAAAAACCTGAGAGTATGTTCTGATTGTCATTCATTCGCAAAGTCAGCATCCAAAGTGTATAACAGAGAAATCGTTCTAAGAGACAATAACAGGTTTCATTTCATAAGTCAAGGCAAGTGTTCTTGTAATGACTTCTGGTGATTAcagagatgaaaaaaaaaagcattcaCAATACATTGTCTAAAATTTAAACAGAGAATGACTTAGATACAAAAAAAGGTGTTTATGATTGTGATAACTTGGGAATGATTGGATCAATCAACATGTGATACATAGGATCAGAACCCCAAAGCTCAGCAATCTGAAGATGAGAAGAAGTGAGCCGATGAATCTCTTCAACAAGCCAAATGGTAGCTTCAGCTTTCAAAGGATGAATGATCAAATCCAAGCTCTGAACTTCAGAATCACTACCCAGTCTTGCTTGATCCCAACGCTGTAATAGAACGTTCGTGAGGTAATGCAAAGGCTGACCATAAAGCTCCTTGATCGACATGCCTAACCCAACCCAGCTCGTGAACGGAATCAAAGAACCGCGGCTTGTCGGAAGAGGAAGCTCCTTCATGTAGCCTTGATACGCCTCTGCTCTCATCAACAGCGAAACTGATgcaaaagattgaaactttttgGGTCAGGAGTTATGGTAAAGGAGAGACAATGAATCACATTACCTTCGTCTTCGGCGACTGTATGAGGTCTATCGATCGGCAAAAAGCCATCGCCGTCGCTGATCTCAGCTTCGACGTCAGAGGAGCTAGAGTCGTCTGATGCTCGTGGATTCATAGTCACGTCACTCTGCATGGTCCCAGACGAGCAGTGAGATTATCTGAGAACGTACTACGACGGCACCGTTAAAACTAGGGATTTTAAgggaagaagacgaagagggATAACTTGTACACGTGTCAGTTAAAACGTCACTTGTTGTTG is drawn from Brassica rapa cultivar Chiifu-401-42 chromosome A05, CAAS_Brap_v3.01, whole genome shotgun sequence and contains these coding sequences:
- the LOC103869017 gene encoding pentatricopeptide repeat-containing protein At3g22690, whose protein sequence is MAILGTVLHLSPMVFATSTSRPFLPNQTHRNKPTTNSLSSPITSLTKCKTIDELKLFHHSLAKQGLDNDVSAITKLVARSCELGTRESLTFARQLFDVSYGSRYMYNSLIRGYASSGLCEEALLLFLRMMIDGVSPDKYTFPFGLSACAKSRTIRDGVQIHGLIVRMDYAKDLFVQNSLVHFYSECGELACARKVFDEMPQRNVVSWTSMICGYARRGFAKEAVDLFFDMMRSEDVRPNSVTMVCVISACAKLEDLEIGEKVHAFIRSSGVEVNDVMVSALVDMYMKCNDNDTAKHLFEQYGARNLDLCNAMASNYVRQGLTKEALDVLSLMMDSGVRPDRISTLSAISSCSQLKNVLLGKSCHGYVLRNGFESWDNVSNALIDMYMKCRKQDTAVKIFDRMMNKTVVTWNSIIAGYIENGDVDAAWETFNTMPEKNIVSWNTIIGGLVQEGMFEEAIEVFRSMQSEEGVDADGVTMMSIASACGHLGALDLAKWIYYYVEKNKIQLDVKLGTTLVDMFSRCGDPETALSIFDGLANRDVSAWTAAIRAMAMSGNAERAIGLFDEMIEQGLKPDGVVFVGALTACSHGGLVQQGKEIFESMEKVHGVSPEEVHYGCMVDLLGRAGLLEEALQLIKSMPLEPNDVIWNSLLAACRVQGNVEMAAYAAGKIQVLAPERTGSYVLLSNVYASAGRWNDVAKVRLSMKEKGLRKPPGTSLIEIRGKTHEFTSGDESHPEMPQIEAMLDEVSRELGHVPDLSSVLMDVDEQEKRFMLSRHSEKLAMAFGLISSNKGTRIRIVKNLRVCSDCHSFAKSASKVYNREIVLRDNNRFHFISQGKCSCNDFW
- the LOC103869016 gene encoding protein RDM1, with translation MQSDVTMNPRASDDSSSSDVEAEISDGDGFLPIDRPHTVAEDEVSLLMRAEAYQGYMKELPLPTSRGSLIPFTSWVGLGMSIKELYGQPLHYLTNVLLQRWDQARLGSDSEVQSLDLIIHPLKAEATIWLVEEIHRLTSSHLQIAELWGSDPMYHMLIDPIIPKLSQS